One stretch of Holophagaceae bacterium DNA includes these proteins:
- a CDS encoding efflux RND transporter periplasmic adaptor subunit produces MRQKVIFIGIAIAAVITGAATYHRSQRNAELSRQDKVKEEGLVAVTVATVETRAFNPNIPFTGNLLAMNRAELKAEVPGRVTRVQLQEGDTVKAGAVLCTQDEDDLALAAQAAEAQLAQARAQALQAKRDAERADMLLEKRSITRQAAQVAETANNAAAAAVQAAESQAGMAKVRMKKARILAPFDGQVARRMVQAGDVLMAGQSVFEVVDNRKLEIQADLPANAMALVKPGQKVHFRVPGFQQPFSGTVTQVSPILSPDGRNLHVRMEVPNTDRLLKSGVFVEGMILGNGQTQKPSLPAALVKVEGQVGEVYLVENGIAKKQSVFVGPEQDGFRPLDGIPAGAKVVATGQDLVRDGSRLKIVGGEAGGTAKPPTKPEGK; encoded by the coding sequence ATGCGACAAAAAGTCATATTCATCGGCATCGCCATCGCGGCGGTCATCACGGGTGCGGCCACCTACCACCGCAGCCAGCGCAACGCGGAACTGAGCCGCCAGGACAAGGTGAAGGAAGAGGGACTGGTGGCCGTCACGGTGGCTACGGTCGAAACCCGCGCCTTCAACCCGAACATTCCGTTCACCGGGAATCTATTGGCGATGAACCGCGCGGAGCTGAAGGCCGAGGTGCCGGGCCGCGTGACCCGGGTCCAATTGCAGGAAGGCGACACGGTCAAGGCGGGCGCTGTGCTCTGCACCCAGGATGAGGATGATCTTGCCCTGGCCGCGCAGGCTGCCGAAGCCCAGCTGGCCCAGGCCCGGGCCCAGGCATTGCAGGCCAAGCGGGACGCGGAAAGGGCCGATATGCTGCTCGAAAAACGCAGCATCACCCGCCAGGCAGCCCAGGTCGCCGAGACCGCCAACAACGCCGCGGCGGCGGCAGTGCAGGCAGCGGAAAGCCAGGCGGGCATGGCCAAGGTGCGCATGAAAAAGGCGCGGATCCTGGCCCCTTTCGATGGCCAGGTGGCCCGCCGGATGGTGCAGGCGGGGGATGTGCTCATGGCCGGCCAGAGCGTGTTCGAGGTCGTGGACAACCGCAAACTGGAAATCCAGGCGGACCTGCCGGCCAATGCCATGGCACTGGTCAAACCTGGACAGAAGGTGCATTTCCGCGTTCCCGGATTCCAGCAGCCCTTCTCGGGAACCGTCACCCAGGTGAGTCCGATCCTCTCGCCGGACGGCCGCAACCTGCACGTCCGCATGGAGGTCCCCAACACAGACCGGCTGCTAAAGAGCGGGGTCTTCGTGGAAGGCATGATCCTGGGGAACGGCCAGACCCAAAAGCCTTCGCTCCCGGCTGCCCTCGTCAAGGTCGAAGGCCAGGTCGGCGAAGTGTACCTGGTGGAAAACGGCATCGCGAAAAAACAAAGCGTGTTCGTGGGCCCGGAACAGGATGGGTTCAGGCCGTTGGATGGAATCCCGGCGGGCGCCAAGGTGGTGGCCACCGGGCAGGATCTGGTGAGGGACGGCAGCAGGCTCAAGATCGTGGGCGGCGAAGCCGGAGGCACGGCCAAACCCCCCACCAAGCCCGAAGGGAAGTGA
- a CDS encoding efflux RND transporter permease subunit yields MFLSDFSIRRPVTTVCIMLALVVLGLFSVKGLGIDQYPNTDIPVITVSIVYPGASPEAVKQDVVKKIEEAVNPIEKIKEISSTSQESVGTLMIQFHLGRDVDKALDDVRTRIAQIRRDLPSAMEEPVISKFDPSQLPVVSLVVGPDGQHTGMGERELTRVAEDFLKRRLENVSGVGRVDVAGGSTREIQVQVDPAKLEAIGLSLPKVIGALGSDTKDMPSGNLLQATREVAVKVDAKAKSVDDFRHVIVGNKQGRPVELWEVATIVDGLKEKRTLARFNGQDVVALELQRQTGGNTVAMVANVDKALDEMKPELVKQGIGVVKARDNARFIHQSVEDVNISIYLGGVLTVIIVFFFLKSWRSTLITSLTLPVSVISTFIIMRALDFTLNTMTLMGLSLAIGILIDDAIVVRENITRHAEMGKDHVTAAREGTAEIGPAVIATTMSILAVFVPVAFMGGIVGKFFFPFGITVAFAVAVSLFVSFTLDPMLSSVWADPEHEKSADGHVHYQGRNLVMRAVEAFGRVLDGWEQLYKKVISWSLGHRWTVLGIGFGSFFLAMGLAGLLGNNFMPDFDRGDLQVTFKTEPGSSLEASKKKAMELEAIITATPGVEQAYSTVGTGLGGTINNGGVYVKLKDGKRPGHVWIRRHLREAFQSVAGVETSVSAVNDFGNQRPIMLAVQGTDRAAVMQAAPLVKQALIRVPGAVDVWTSQDAGKPELKLRVDRKVASDLGVSPALVAQMVRPLVDGQVVAKYEDERGEQRDVRVRLSEQGRRLAAQLAAMSVESTKDIGGGRHPLVRLDQVVRFEESIAPAKLQRHDLQEEVEVSCNFEGNTLDEVSGGVAKKIAELKQSGRLPEGVKVEMLGQARDSKETAGYMATSMLLAIFFIYFVLASQFESFKLPITIMLSLPLSMVGMVMMLLITGDTMSMMTSIGTILLMGLVTKNAILLVDYAIQLQKEGMNRTDALIKAGMTRLRPILMTTFAMIGGMLPLFLALGAGAEMRAPMARAVVGGIVTSTMLTLIIVPVFYEILDDFSLGKVLGWFKARSLPPSDEPGTDDRPAPRPSF; encoded by the coding sequence ATGTTCCTTTCGGATTTCTCCATCCGCAGGCCGGTCACCACGGTCTGCATCATGCTCGCCCTCGTGGTGCTGGGCCTGTTCAGCGTGAAGGGCCTCGGCATCGACCAATATCCCAATACGGATATCCCGGTCATCACCGTCTCCATCGTGTATCCCGGCGCCTCTCCCGAAGCCGTGAAGCAGGACGTGGTGAAAAAGATCGAGGAAGCGGTCAACCCCATCGAGAAGATCAAGGAAATATCCAGCACCAGCCAGGAGTCCGTGGGCACCTTGATGATCCAGTTCCACCTGGGCCGCGACGTGGACAAGGCGCTGGATGACGTGCGGACCCGCATCGCCCAGATCCGCCGGGACCTTCCCAGCGCCATGGAAGAACCGGTCATTTCCAAATTCGACCCTTCGCAATTGCCCGTGGTTTCGCTGGTGGTGGGTCCCGACGGCCAGCACACCGGCATGGGCGAGCGGGAGCTGACCCGCGTGGCCGAGGACTTCCTGAAGCGCCGCCTCGAGAACGTGAGCGGCGTGGGACGGGTGGATGTGGCGGGCGGGAGCACCCGGGAGATCCAGGTCCAGGTGGATCCCGCGAAACTCGAAGCCATCGGCCTTTCGCTGCCCAAGGTGATCGGCGCGCTGGGCAGCGACACCAAGGACATGCCCTCCGGCAACCTCCTGCAGGCCACGCGGGAAGTGGCGGTGAAGGTGGATGCCAAGGCGAAGTCCGTGGATGATTTCCGCCATGTCATCGTGGGCAACAAGCAGGGGCGCCCCGTGGAGCTGTGGGAAGTCGCCACCATCGTGGACGGGCTGAAGGAGAAGCGGACCCTGGCCCGGTTCAACGGCCAGGATGTGGTGGCCCTGGAACTCCAGCGCCAGACCGGCGGCAACACCGTGGCCATGGTCGCCAACGTGGACAAGGCCCTGGACGAGATGAAGCCCGAGCTCGTCAAGCAAGGCATCGGCGTGGTGAAGGCCCGCGACAACGCCCGCTTCATCCACCAGTCCGTGGAGGATGTGAACATCAGCATCTACCTGGGCGGCGTGCTCACGGTGATCATCGTGTTCTTCTTCCTGAAATCCTGGCGCTCGACGCTCATCACGAGCCTGACCCTGCCGGTGTCCGTGATCTCCACCTTCATCATCATGAGGGCCCTCGACTTCACCTTGAACACCATGACGCTCATGGGCCTGAGCCTCGCCATCGGCATCCTGATCGACGATGCCATCGTGGTGCGGGAGAACATCACGCGCCACGCGGAGATGGGCAAGGACCACGTCACGGCGGCCCGGGAGGGCACCGCCGAGATCGGACCCGCCGTGATCGCCACCACCATGTCCATCCTCGCGGTGTTCGTGCCCGTGGCCTTCATGGGCGGCATCGTGGGCAAGTTCTTCTTCCCCTTCGGCATCACCGTCGCGTTCGCGGTGGCCGTGAGCCTGTTCGTGAGTTTCACGCTCGACCCCATGCTCAGTTCCGTATGGGCGGACCCCGAGCACGAAAAGAGCGCCGATGGGCACGTGCACTACCAGGGCCGCAATCTGGTCATGCGGGCCGTGGAAGCCTTCGGGCGGGTGCTGGACGGCTGGGAGCAGCTCTACAAGAAGGTCATTTCCTGGAGCCTCGGCCACCGCTGGACTGTGCTGGGGATCGGCTTCGGCAGCTTCTTCCTGGCCATGGGCCTGGCGGGCCTCCTGGGCAACAATTTTATGCCCGATTTCGACCGCGGCGACCTGCAGGTGACGTTCAAGACCGAGCCCGGCTCCAGCCTGGAGGCCTCGAAAAAGAAAGCCATGGAATTGGAAGCCATCATCACCGCGACGCCGGGCGTGGAGCAGGCCTACAGCACCGTCGGCACGGGCCTGGGCGGCACGATCAACAATGGCGGCGTCTATGTGAAATTGAAGGACGGCAAGCGCCCCGGCCATGTGTGGATCCGGCGCCACCTGAGGGAAGCCTTCCAAAGCGTTGCCGGCGTGGAAACTTCAGTCAGCGCCGTGAACGATTTCGGGAACCAGCGGCCCATCATGCTCGCGGTCCAGGGCACGGACCGGGCGGCCGTGATGCAGGCCGCGCCCCTGGTGAAACAAGCATTGATCAGAGTTCCCGGGGCCGTGGACGTATGGACCAGCCAGGATGCGGGCAAGCCCGAACTGAAGCTCAGGGTGGACCGCAAGGTCGCCAGCGATCTGGGTGTTTCACCGGCCCTGGTGGCGCAGATGGTCCGGCCCCTGGTGGATGGGCAGGTGGTCGCGAAATACGAGGATGAGCGCGGAGAGCAGCGGGACGTGCGCGTGCGGCTGTCGGAACAGGGACGGCGGCTGGCCGCGCAGCTCGCCGCCATGTCCGTGGAAAGCACCAAGGACATCGGCGGGGGCAGACACCCGCTGGTGCGGCTGGACCAGGTCGTGCGCTTCGAGGAATCCATCGCGCCCGCCAAGCTCCAGCGCCATGACCTCCAGGAGGAAGTGGAAGTCTCCTGCAATTTCGAAGGCAACACGCTCGATGAAGTCAGCGGCGGAGTCGCCAAGAAAATCGCGGAGCTCAAGCAATCCGGCCGGCTGCCGGAAGGTGTGAAAGTCGAGATGCTGGGCCAGGCGCGGGATTCCAAGGAGACCGCCGGGTACATGGCGACCTCCATGCTCCTGGCGATCTTCTTCATCTACTTCGTGCTGGCTTCGCAGTTCGAGAGCTTCAAGCTGCCCATCACCATCATGCTGAGCCTGCCGCTCTCCATGGTGGGCATGGTCATGATGCTGCTGATCACCGGCGACACCATGAGCATGATGACGAGCATCGGCACGATCCTGCTCATGGGCCTGGTGACGAAAAACGCCATCCTGCTGGTGGACTACGCCATCCAGCTCCAGAAGGAGGGCATGAACCGCACCGACGCGCTAATCAAGGCCGGCATGACGCGGCTGCGGCCCATCCTCATGACCACCTTCGCCATGATCGGCGGGATGCTGCCCCTGTTCCTGGCGCTGGGCGCGGGCGCGGAGATGCGGGCGCCCATGGCCCGCGCGGTGGTGGGCGGCATCGTCACCTCCACCATGCTCACCCTCATCATCGTGCCGGTCTTCTACGAGATCCTGGATGACTTCAGCCTTGGCAAAGTGCTCGGCTGGTTCAAGGCCCGCAGCCTTCCTCCTTCGGACGAGCCAGGAACAGACGACCGTCCGGCTCCTCGGCCATCCTTTTAG
- a CDS encoding glycosyltransferase family 2 protein, with translation MRVAVISPYFKEPLSQLQRCHASVSAQTHPCRHIFVSDGHPQDLASLGSDLDHILVPNHADFGNTPRAIGGISAAMRHFEGIAFLDGDNWFEPNHIEHMVGLAASASASVVAAQRMLRSPEGELLGVDTFDSDGEAFCDTNCIFLTHEALDLVLEWLMPDDLGVVGDRVFWERVRRSGHKRVASSLPTVNYVTDWAAHYERFGLPVPSKAKRMAEEPDGRLFLARPKEEGCGP, from the coding sequence ATGCGGGTGGCGGTCATTTCTCCCTACTTCAAAGAGCCGTTGAGCCAGCTCCAACGCTGCCACGCGAGCGTATCGGCCCAGACCCATCCATGCCGGCACATATTCGTCTCCGATGGCCATCCCCAGGATCTGGCCAGCCTGGGGTCCGATCTGGACCACATCCTGGTGCCCAATCACGCTGATTTCGGGAACACACCCAGAGCCATTGGGGGGATTTCCGCCGCGATGCGCCACTTCGAGGGCATCGCCTTCCTGGACGGCGACAATTGGTTCGAGCCGAACCACATCGAGCACATGGTCGGCTTGGCCGCCTCGGCCTCCGCCTCGGTGGTGGCGGCGCAACGGATGCTCCGGTCCCCGGAAGGCGAACTCCTGGGCGTGGACACCTTCGACAGCGATGGGGAAGCATTCTGCGATACGAACTGCATCTTCCTGACCCACGAGGCCCTGGATCTGGTCCTCGAATGGCTGATGCCGGACGATCTGGGCGTGGTCGGCGACCGGGTCTTCTGGGAGCGGGTGCGGCGGTCCGGCCACAAACGGGTCGCCAGCAGCCTTCCCACCGTCAACTACGTCACGGATTGGGCGGCCCACTATGAACGGTTCGGGTTGCCCGTCCCCTCGAAGGCTAAAAGGATGGCCGAGGAGCCGGACGGTCGTCTGTTCCTGGCTCGTCCGAAGGAGGAAGGCTGCGGGCCTTGA